CCGTGGACCGCATCAACGTCCGCCGCCTGATGATGTTCATGGAGGAAGCCATCTCGGAATCCTCCCGCTTCGTGGTGTTCGAGCCGAACCATCCCCAGACCTGGCGTGCCCTCGGTCGCCTGATCAATCCCTTCCTGCAGGACATCAAGGACAAGGGCGGCCTCTACGACTTCGCCTTCCAGTGCGACGAGGAGACCAACACCCCGGCGGTCATCGACCGCAACGAAATGGTGGCCCGCGTGTTCGTCAAGCCAACCAAGACGGCGGAGTTCATCGAGCTGAACTTCATCCTGACCAGCACCGGCGCGGACTTCAAAGAAATCATCTAACGGGAGAACACGGCTATGAGAAGCGGAAACATGCCCAAGAGCCTTTACCAGAACTGGCAGTTCGCCATCGAAGTAAACGGCTTCGACGTGGCCCTGTTCCACAAGGGACAGGAGCCAAAAACCGAATTCGAGGAAGTGGCCTTTGCCCCGGCCGGTTCGATGTTCGACCAAAAGGTGGCGGGCCGGGTCAAGTTCGAGGACATCACCCTCGAAAAGGGAAACCTTCAGGACGGCTCCGACGAGGCGGCCCGCGAATGGATCAAGAAACAGGTGGACGTGAACGCAGTCACCGGCGGCCTTCCGGCCGACTACATGCGCGACATCGACGTTGTCCGCTACGACCGCACCGGCAACGAGACCCGCCG
The Pelobacter seleniigenes DSM 18267 DNA segment above includes these coding regions:
- a CDS encoding phage tail protein, which produces MRSGNMPKSLYQNWQFAIEVNGFDVALFHKGQEPKTEFEEVAFAPAGSMFDQKVAGRVKFEDITLEKGNLQDGSDEAAREWIKKQVDVNAVTGGLPADYMRDIDVVRYDRTGNETRRWTLHGAWVKALEYDELEGGNTENTIEKLTICFQYWT